In Candidatus Methylacidithermus pantelleriae, a single genomic region encodes these proteins:
- a CDS encoding phosphoribosyltransferase produces MKLGEFLLDSSTIQRRVAELAKEIGAYYGKELPTIIGLLDGGLFFVVDLVRQLGSDVRVICWRLRSYVGTSSSGRVCGLEVCQDDLRGQRVLLVDDILDTGRTLESASRRAWELGATEVELCVLVRKASSSGLSCQPRWIGFEIPDVFVVGYGMDYCGRYRTLPSLWALSPAEERIQAAERTTIQSPRCR; encoded by the coding sequence ATGAAACTAGGGGAATTTCTTTTGGATAGCTCAACCATCCAGAGGCGAGTTGCGGAGCTCGCCAAGGAGATAGGGGCGTATTACGGAAAGGAGCTTCCTACGATCATTGGTCTATTGGATGGAGGGCTCTTTTTTGTTGTGGATCTCGTCCGGCAGTTGGGGAGCGACGTGCGAGTGATCTGTTGGCGGTTGCGAAGCTACGTGGGAACGTCCTCATCGGGGAGAGTCTGTGGGCTAGAGGTTTGTCAGGACGATCTCCGGGGCCAGCGGGTGCTTTTGGTGGATGACATTTTGGACACAGGCCGGACGTTAGAAAGCGCCTCTCGAAGAGCCTGGGAGCTGGGTGCCACCGAGGTGGAACTGTGCGTACTGGTTCGCAAAGCTTCTTCTTCTGGCCTTTCTTGCCAGCCTCGATGGATAGGATTTGAGATTCCCGATGTGTTTGTGGTGGGGTATGGGATGGACTATTGCGGGCGTTATCGAACGCTTCCTTCCCTGTGGGCTCTGAGCCCTGCAGAGGAAAGGATCCAGGCGGCCGAGAGGACCACGATCCAGTCCCCCAGGTGTAGATAG